One Formosa sp. Hel3_A1_48 genomic window, GGTGGCTACCACGCGGCCAAAATGCGCCGCTTTAATGAAGTGATGGATTTTCATATAAACAAAGGAAATTCGGAGGTGTTTAATATGCTGAATACTAAGTACATTATTTATAGAAACGATGAGGGGCAGTTGCAATATGTTGAAAATGATGAAGTCAATGGCAATGCTTGGTTTGTGCAGCAATTGAAAACAGTAAAGCAACCTGACAATGAAATTTTGGCATTAGACTCACTGAACACAAAGACTACGGCGGTTGTTCGTGAGAATCATCATCCCGACCGTAAGTTTATTGTGGATTCTACAGCTTTTGTTAAGTTGAGTTCTTATGCACCAAATAAACTAGTTTATAAATCCAAAAACACACACGACGGTTTTGTTGTTTTTTCTGAAAACTACTATAAGAACGGTTGGGAAGTTACAATAGATGGGCAAGAAGTGTCGCATTACAATGTGAATTATATTCTTCGCGGAATAGACGTTCCAAAAGGAGAACACAGTATAGTTTTTGAGTTTAACCCCAAGGTTGTTCGCTCAGGCAGTCAAATTGCATTGATCAGTACTATTTTATTTATAGTACTTGTTTTAGTGGCCTTAGGTCTTTTTTATAACAGAAGTCCAGAATGAAAAAGGTACTTATCATAACTTATTATTGGCCACCAGCAGGTGGTCCTGGCGTGCAACGATGGTTGAAGTTTGTAAAATACCTTCCTAATCACGAAATAGAACCAATTGTATATTGTCCAGAAAACCCATCCTATCCAAATTTAGACCATACATTTTCAAGCGATGTAGATTCTAGAATAACAGTTCTTAAACACCCAATAAAAGAACCGCTTCAGTTTTTAAAAATATTTTTTAGGAAGAAGACTAATGCTTTGTCAAAAGGAGCTATACCATCATCAAATAAACAGAGTCTTTTGGAGCGTATTCTTCTGTTTGTTCGTGGAAATTTATTCATTCCAGATGCGCGTATTTTTTGGGTAAAACCTTCTGTAAAATATTTATCGTCTTATATTTCAAAACATCAAATAAATACCATCGTAACTACAGGACCACCGCACAGTGTTCATCTTATTGGAATGCAACTCAAAGCGAAACATAAGCTCAAGTGGTTTGCTGATTTTAGAGATCCTTGGACGGATATTAGTTATCATAAAAATTTAAATTTAACCCAAAAGGCCCAACAAAAGCATTTACAACTGGAACATAAAGTGTTGAATATTTCAGATCATATTATTGTTACCTCTTCGCAAACAAAACAATTGTTTTCTAAAAAAACACAACAACCCATTTCGGTTGTTACAAATGGTTTTGATGATGAAATTGTACCTTCTACAAGCTTAGATTCTAATTTTACGATCACACATATTGGTTCTCTTTTTGATCAAAGAAATCCAATACTGTTCTGGGACGTTCTTTTGGAACTTATTGATGAATTCCCAGATTTTAAGGCCAATTTTCAATTGGTTCTTGTAGGTAATGTAAGTTCAGAAATTAGAAGGTCGATTGAATCGGCTGGGTTAAAACCTTATTTAAAATTAGTAGGCTCAGTATCTCATTATGAAGCCATTACGTATCAAATAAAAACTCAAGTACTATTGCTTATAGAGGCTAATACACCTGAAGCATCATATATTATTCCAGGAAAATTATTTGAATATTTAAATGCTAACCGCCCTATTGTAGCTCTAGGACCAGAACAATCTGATATACCGTCTATTTTATACGACACCCATACTGGATTGTATTTTAATTATGAGGATAAAAATGCTATAAAAACGCATATGATGCATCTTTTTGGTGAATACAAAAAGAATAGACTATCAGTTTCGTCCAAGAACATTAACCTCTTTTCACGGAAAAGCTGTACAAAACAGTTGGCGAAAATATTGAATGCTAAATAAAAAAACCACACTGAATAAGTTCCGCGTGGCTTTTTTGACTAATCAAACAAAATCAAAAAACATTATGGTTTTATCAATTGGTTTTTTTTGAGCGACTCGTTTTGCGTTTCAACTGTGAACGGGTGTTGTTGCGTGTGGCTTGACGTGTCCCTGTTGTGCTGTTTTTTTGGGTTACGGTTCTTATGTTTTTAGTACTATTTTTCCTATTATACTGAGGTTTTTTCCGCGTCATTGTACGTTGCGACGTTTGTCGTATTCGTTCAGTAGTATAAGCAGGAGCATTGTTTTGTACTTTTGCTCGATTTTCAGAACGTCGTGTTGTCGTTACAGCAGAATTTCGGCTACGGTTTGCACTGTTGGTGTATGCAGTTTGCGTTGTTCTACGGTTTCGTGTGTTACCGTTGTAAACCGCCGGACGTCTGTTATTTCTGTAAGGACTTGTGTAATGTCTACGGTTTGGCGTATAATATCTTCGGTATGGACGGTAGTCGACCACACAAGTTTGTACACTTGGCCTGCGGTAATAAACATGCCACGGACGTTGGGTATAAAACCGATTTCTGCTGTTGACATAACCATGGTAATAGAAATTTAAATTTGGACGATATCCTATATAAAGCCCTCCAATTTGCCGCACATAACCATTGTGGTTATAGTGGATACGTACATTGGCAATTTGCCGTACACGACCGAAGTAGTCATAAAAAATAGCCACATTTTGGATTTGAATAACGGCACCAAAATCGTCGTACTGAATAAAATGATCGTATTGATATCCAGAATTAAAACTCACATACCCTTGACCATTAAAAACAACATTTACATCGATTTGGTTTCCGCTAAATACGCCACCTCTACGATTCAAAATGTTAAAATCAAACTGACCATCGGGAAACACTGCAAATTCAATTCCACGTTCATTAAATATGAAAGCATTACTGTAGTTGCGCACACTAAATGGCGCACTTGCAAAACTAAAAATCGAATAAATTGCTATGCTTAATGTAATCAGTAACTTTTTCATAATATAAATGTTTAAAGGTTCTTGTTTAGTTTTAAACCAAACAACGTGCCATAATTTATATTAATCTATAAATATATGATTATCAATTACTTAATAAATCTTTGAGGTATTTTGCGGTAAGGGATGTTTTAGATTCTATGACCTCCTCAGGTGTACCTGCAGCCATTAAATTACCTCCATTTTTTCCACCTTCTGGGCCTAAGTCTATAATGTAATCGGCAGATTTGATGAGTTCCATGTTATGCTCAATAACTATAATGGAATGCCCATGATCGATAAGTGCATTAAATGATTTGAGTAGTTTTTTGATGTCGTGAA contains:
- a CDS encoding glycosyltransferase; translation: MKKVLIITYYWPPAGGPGVQRWLKFVKYLPNHEIEPIVYCPENPSYPNLDHTFSSDVDSRITVLKHPIKEPLQFLKIFFRKKTNALSKGAIPSSNKQSLLERILLFVRGNLFIPDARIFWVKPSVKYLSSYISKHQINTIVTTGPPHSVHLIGMQLKAKHKLKWFADFRDPWTDISYHKNLNLTQKAQQKHLQLEHKVLNISDHIIVTSSQTKQLFSKKTQQPISVVTNGFDDEIVPSTSLDSNFTITHIGSLFDQRNPILFWDVLLELIDEFPDFKANFQLVLVGNVSSEIRRSIESAGLKPYLKLVGSVSHYEAITYQIKTQVLLLIEANTPEASYIIPGKLFEYLNANRPIVALGPEQSDIPSILYDTHTGLYFNYEDKNAIKTHMMHLFGEYKKNRLSVSSKNINLFSRKSCTKQLAKILNAK